A genomic window from Fusarium oxysporum Fo47 chromosome X, complete sequence includes:
- a CDS encoding aquaporin-like protein, which yields MPIPTMNDSISESSVHKSSIPTKVEMSQNEKYSEAPSEPPTIPPPPEQYAWSRVREYCQDAFSEFFGTFILLLFGDGVVAQVVLSRGTKGDYQSISWGWGLGVMLGVYVGGKSGGHLNPAVTLANCIFRGHPWRKFPVYAVAQVLGAMCAAAVVYGNYKSAFDAYEGGPGIRTVIGENATAGVFCTYPAEFMTRTGMFFSEFIASTILQFVIFAMADSANIGAGPLMPLGLFFLIFGIGACFGWETGYAINLARDFGPRLVSYMIGYGSEVWSAGGYYFWIPMVAPFMGCAFGGLLYDVFIYTGPSPINTPGMGLPRLLSPRRSTWSNTYSASSPV from the exons ATGCCTATCCCTACCATGAACGACTCCATCTCTGAATCTTCTGTGCACAAATCTTCTATCCCCACTAAAGTCGAGATGAGCCAGAATGAAAAGTACAGTGAGGCTCCGAGTGAACCGCCCACTATTCCTCCCCCGCCTGAGCAGTATGCTTGGAGTCGAGTGAGAGAGTACTGCCAAGATGCCTTTTCAGAATTCTTTGGTActttcattcttcttctctttggtgACGGTGTCGTTGCTCAGGTTGTTCTCAGTCGAGGAACCAAGGGTGATTATCAGAGTATCTCGTGGGGATGGGG TCTCGGTGTCATGCTTGGAGTATACGTTGGCGGTAAATCAGGTGGTCACTTGAACCCAGCCGTCACTCTCGCCAACTGTATATTCAGAGGTCATCCCTGGAGAAAGTTCCCTGTGTATGCCGTCGCCCAAGTCCTTGGAGCCATGTGTGCTGCTGCCGTCGTGTATGGCAACTACAAGTCTGCCTTTGATGCTTATGAAGGCGGTCCAGGAATTCGAACAGTGATTGGCGAGAATGCAACCGCTGGTGTCTTCTGCACATATCCCGCGGAATTCATGACACGCACTGGCATGTTCTTTTCTGAATTCATCGCCAGCACGATTTTGCAGTTTGTCATTTTCGCTATGGCTGATAGCGCTAACATCGGTGCTGGTCCTTTGATGCCACTtggcttgttcttcttgatctttgGAATTGGTGCTTGCTTTGGTTGGGAGACTGGTTATGCCATCAACTTGGCTCGTGATTTTGGACCTCGTCTGGTTTCGTACATGATCGGGTATGGAAGTGAGGTTTGGTCTGCAGGCGGGTACTACTTCTGG ATCCCCATGGTGGCGCCCTTCATGGGATGTGCTTTCGGTGGCCTTCTGTATGATGTCTTTATCTATACAGGACCCAGTCCGATCAACACGCCAGGCATGGGTCTCCCACGTCTCTTGAGCCCTCGACGCTCGACGTGGTCCAACACTTACAGTGCTTCCTCTCCCGTATAG
- a CDS encoding fungal-specific transcription factor domain-containing protein translates to MPSTSMSGPSIAEEEANSTLSNDDGSSGDESRMTSAGPNKKRRREKHQKISCEMCKARKVKCDRAEPACSWCARHNRACVYLERQKPGAGRNGFSIELEAKVNRIDALLQALGRRVEEHIVQDHSSVGSPGVSPSITNGYGPVQVDGRPTPNTSLPRQSSFSQARSPGITSPWQPVNNQNNIQSPMQAQQGASAPTPSQSSTAPNPTGVRRDPSFQSYTIDLPPHDIIYSLVDLYFKHCNTWCPILERKTIFATFFGSTSMEEADRILLYAIVATTLRFLKDPRLSPEMSSYYHKVAKHTVQLYAMEHTTIPAMRALVIITLDELGTSNGPRGWNLLSLLAQNVRQLGLSEESSVFLSADASEVTRTASSHRVTAGKPESWIEDEGRRRLYWMIYVLDRYATIATPIFDFILNDTKINRFLPCSYDLFSKNVPVETRSLSPYNEKQSPIMTYLVNKPENLGSFAYHCEILVIVSRIHEFLKTPVDVTSSSDMAEWRNTYRNLDRTLDGWLQSLPSEYSKISALCHSDPASRVANWFMLHSAYVTAAVRLHSSAAYPTVRSHIFVPSHYAMQRCLSAVQSLGDITKDVLEADGLNLLGPSFAFSLWVAARLLLVHAATVGCPVDSQIDFFIDTLRDVGQHWEVANNYSKILHRVVQRARQGDMNFSAMRRSAYDLVTLTSTARHSGLEPTSTQATSLSELDSIDVFEFFNCPRVSATSNSQSQLQLQPMREPTRNNGVPDPEADWLAFGSPFNQV, encoded by the exons ATGCCATCCACGTCAATGAGCGGACCCTCAAtcgctgaggaagaggcaaATTCGACTCTGAGCAACGACGATGGGTCCAGCGGCGACGAGTCAAGAATGACCAGCGCCGGGCCCAATAAGAAGCGGAGGAGGGAGAAGCATCAAAAGATTTC GTGTGAGATGTGCAAGGCGCGTAAGGTGAAATGCGATCGGGCTGAGCCTGCGTGCTCGTGGTGCGCGAGACATAATAGAGCTTGTGTTTACCTTGAGAGGCAAAAACCAGGTGCTGGGCGCAACGGATTTAGCATTGAGCTTGAGGCAAAGGTCAACAGGATTGATGCGCTGCTTCAAGCGTTGGGGAGGCGAGTGGAGGAGCATATCGTTCAAGATCACTCCTCAGTCGGCTCCCCGGGTGTATCGCCATCAATTACCAATGGATATGGGCCGGTGCAAGTGGATGGGAGACCTACGCCGAATACAAGTCTCCCAAGACAGTCGTCCTTCTCGCAGGCGAGATCGCCAGGCATCACAAGTCCATGGCAGCCGGTAAACAACCAGAACAATATCCAATCGCCAATGCAGGCTCAGCAAGGCGCCAGTGCACCGACACCCAGTCAATCAAGCACTGCGCCAAATCCAACTGGCGTAAGGCGAGATCCATCGTTTCAGTCGTACACGATTGATCTACCGCCGCACGACATCATCTACAGCCTGGTAGATCTCTACTTCAAGCACTGCAACACGTGGTGTCCTATCCTTGAGCGGAAGACCATATTCGCGACCTTCTTTGGCTCAACTTCGATGGAGGAAGCGGATAGGATATTACTCTACGCGATTGTGGCTACTACGTTGCGCTTCCTCAAAGATCCGAGGTTATCACCAGAGATGAGTTCATATTATCACAAGGTAGCGAAGCACACAGTCCAGTTGTACGCCATGGAGCATACCACCATACCTGCGATGAGAGCTCTTGTCATCATTACTCTCGACGAGCTGGGAACCTCCAATGGGCCAAGAGGTTGGAATCTTCTGTCTCTACTAGCGCAGAACGTCAGGCAGCTGGGTCTGAGCGAGGAAAGCAGCGTCTTTCTATCCGCGGATGCTTCCGAGGTTACACGTACCGCTTCATCTCACAGAGTCACTGCTGGAAAACCTGAATCTTGGATCGAAGACGAGGGACGAAGGCGATTGTACTGGATGATCTATGTACTAGATCGATACGCAACAATCGCAACACCAATCTttgacttcatcctcaacgACACAAAGATAAACCGCTTCCTCCCCTGCTCATATGATCTCTTCTCAAAGAACGTCCCAGTTGAAACTCGCTCTTTGAGTCCCTACAACGAAAAACAATCACCAATAATGACATATCTTGTCAACAAACCCGAAAACCTCGGCAGTTTCGCCTACCATTGTGAGATTCTTGTGATTGTGAGCAGAATCCACGAGTTTCTCAAAACACCCGTTGATGTCACTTCATCAAGCGACATGGCTGAATGGCGTAACACATATCGCAATCTGGACAGGACGCTGGATGGTTGGCTGCAGAGTTTACCGAGCGAATATAGCAAGATATCGGCTCTTTGCCATTCTGACCCTGCGAGTCGCGTGGCGAATTGGTTCATGCTGCATAGCGCGTATGTCACGGCTGCTGTGAGACTGCACTCTTCAGCGGCGTATCCAACAGTTCGTTCTCACATTTTCGTTCCTTCGCACTACGCCATGCAGAGATGTTTATCTGCTGTGCAGAGTTTGGGGGATATTACCAaagatgttcttgaagcTGATGGCCTGAACCTGCTTGGCCCCTCATTTGCCTTCTCGCTTTGGGTTGCGGCGAGATTGCTGCTTGTTCATGCTGCGACGGTTGGATGTCCTGTGGACTCGCAGATtgacttcttcatcgatACGTTGCGTGATGTTGGGCAACACTGGGAGGTTGCGAATAATTACTCCAAGATTCTTCATCGTGTTGTTCAGAGGGCTCGACAGGGCGATATGAACTTTTCAGCTATGCGAAG GAGTGCATATGACCTAGTTACCCTTACATCAACAGCCCGACACTCCGGCCTTGAACCGACATCAACACAAGCTACGTCTCTCAGCGAACTTGACAGCATCGACGTCTTTGAGTTCTTCAACTGCCCCCGAGTGTCAGCAACTTCGAATAGCCAGTCACAGTTGCAGTTACAGCCGATGCGGGAACCAACCAGAAACAACGGAGTGCCCGATCCGGAGGCTGATTGGTTGGCCTTTGGATCTCCATTCAATCAGGTGTAG